Proteins encoded in a region of the Zea mays cultivar B73 chromosome 4, Zm-B73-REFERENCE-NAM-5.0, whole genome shotgun sequence genome:
- the LOC103654122 gene encoding uncharacterized protein, whose protein sequence is MMPAPPGNVDGSSPSHLLEVTVISAQDLQRRRLGRRVRAYAVAWADARQKLRTGVDHAGGAAPTWNDRFLFRVDGAFLRSETAAVTVEVRGAGVLGGDTVLGVTRIVVSTFVRPAGGAQVAALQLRRPRSLRPQGIVNVAVALLDAARAPPLDGVPGSPDAVAVKDLVMRRPAAPPLRKVGEASEASDEPEMGVDDGPAQGDQEARNNPELVGQSGHLDPRGTAVEQRKLELTLAKWKAEMWPGLKEGRRSGRRRRRRAAFCFRGSGDWDR, encoded by the coding sequence ATGATGCCGGCGCCGCCAGGCAACGTGGACGGGTCGTCCCCGTCGCACCTGCTTGAGGTGACCGTCATCTCGGCGCAGGACCtgcagcggcggcggctgggccggcgcgtGCGCGCGTACGCCGTGGCGTGGGCGGACGCGAGGCAGAAGCTGCGCACGGGCGTGGACCACGCGGGCGGCGCCGCGCCCACGTGGAACGACCGGTTCCTGTTCCGCGTCGACGGCGCCTTCCTGCGCTCCGAGACGGCGGCGGTGACCGTGGAGGTGCGCGGCGCGGGGGTCCTGGGCGGGGACACGGTGCTGGGCGTCACGCGCATCGTGGTGAGCACGTTCGTGCGCCCCGCCGGAGGCGCGCAGGTGGCGGCGCTGCAGCTGCGGCGGCCGCGCTCGCTCCGCCCGCAGGGGATCGTCAACGTGGCCGTCGCGCTGCTGGACGCCGCCCGCGCGCCGCCGCTCGACGGCGTGCCTGGCTCGCCCGACGCCGTCGCCGTCAAGGACCTCGTGATGCGGCGCCCGGCGGCGCCGCCGCTGCGCAAGGTGGGCGAGGCCAGCGAGGCCAGCGAtgagccggagatgggcgtggacGATGGGCCAGCGCAAGGCGACCAAGAGGCGCGAAACAACCCGGAGCTGGTCGGTCAGTCCGGGCACCTGGACCCCAGGGGCACCGCCGTGGAGCAGAGGAAGCTGGAGCTGACGCTGGCGAAGTGGAAGGCGGAGATGTGGCCTGGCCTCAAGGAAGGCCGGCGCAGCGGCAGGCGGAGGCGGCGCCGGGCGGCGTTCTGCTTTCGGGGCAGCGGCGACTGGGACAGGTAG
- the LOC100284011 gene encoding nicotinamide-nucleotide adenylyltransferase 1: MEEVGGDMPLPKQKLSAAPYRDGGGVVLVATGSFNPPTYMHLRMFELAKDELELRGYSVLGGYMSPVNDAYKKKDLLPAAHRIRFCELASKSSSFVMVDPWEAMQNGYQRTLTVLSRIRNSLCKDGVADQGSLKVMLLCGSDLLESFTTPGVWILDQVRTICQDFGVVCIRREGKDVGKLIDNSDILQECRDNIISVDEIVPNQISSSRVRDCIRRSLSIKYLTSDEVIEYIREHKLFMEGNGGDIALL; the protein is encoded by the exons ATGGAGGAGGTGGGCGGGGACATGCCTCTCCCGAAACAGAAGCTCTCCGCTGCACCGTACAG GGACGGAGGTGGCGTCGTGCTCGTGGCCACTGGGAGCTTTAACCCTCCCACCTACATGCACCTGCGCATGTTTG AGCTGGCAAAGGATGAACTCGAGCTGCGAGGTTATTCTGTGTTGGGCGGCTACATGTCTCCGGTGAATGATGCATATAAGAAGAAG GACCTCTTACCGGCTGCTCACCGAATTCGCTTTTGTGAACTTGCGTCCAAAAGCTCATCTTTTGTGATGGTTGATCCGTGGGAG GCAATGCAGAATGGTTATCAGCGCACTTTGACCGTTCTTTCGAGAATACGAAACTCACTATGCAAGGATGGTGTAGCTGACCAAG GTAGCCTCAAGGTAATGCTTTTATGTGGCTCTGACTTGCTCGAGTCATTCACCACTCCAGGTGTTTGGATCCTAGACCAG GTCAGAACCATATGCCAGGACTTTGGTGTCGTATGCATACGGCGAGAAGGAAAGGATGTTGGAAAATTGATAGACAACAGCGATATATTGCAAGAATGCAGG GATAACATTATTTCGGTTGATGAGATTGTGCCAAATCAGATCAGTTCATCCAGAGTAAG AGACTGCATAAGAAGATCTCTATCGATAAAGTATCTCACTAGTGATGAAGTAATTGAATACATCAGAGAACACAAGCTGTTTATGGAAGGCAATGGCGGCGACATAGCATTGCTGTAA
- the LOC100272773 gene encoding putative glutathione S-transferase family protein, translating to MWATSPPPLPLQLRRPPHPRFIARRRNKRLDRIAASQDPLTALTRVLWGGALPPAQLVVAVRHGWTTAWQLLMRQLAPSDPATGGFARAPARFPAVVGKPSSRLHLYVGLPCPWAHRALVVRALLGLEARLPVSVAVPGDDGAWSFTPGSPDLLYGKRKLREVYALRGGGFEGRASVPMLWDAERCEVVCNESIEIVKFLCDLAGDGAGDLDLWPPELRQDIDRWYSIIYPSVNNGVYRCGFAQSQEAYDAAASELFGALDRLEAHLAGCRYLCGDRLTLADVCLFTTLIRFDLVYNTLFRCTRRKLAEYPSLHAYTRDIYQMPKVAETCDMEAIMAGYFKTLFPLNPGGIQPHPPATCDRESLLRPHGREALSSAAGTPLEAAAVS from the exons ATGTGGGCCACATCTCCACCGCCGCTCCCACTCCAGCTCCGGCGACCGCCGCATCCTCGCTTCATCGCCCGCCGCCGTAACAAGCGGCTGGACCGCATCGCGGCCTCACAGGACCCGCTAACCGCGCTGACCCGGGTGCTGTGGGGAGGCGCGCTGCCGCCGGCGCAGCTCGTCGTCGCCGTGCGCCACGGCTGGACCACGGCGTGGCAGCTCCTGATGCGGCAGCTGGCGCCGTCCGACCCCGCGACGGGCGGCTTCGCCCGTGCCCCTGCCCGCTTCCCCGCCGTCGTGGGGAAGCCCAGCTCCCGGCTCCACCTCTACGTGGGCCTCCCCTGCCCCTGGGCGCACCGCGCCCTCGTCGTCCGCGCGCTGCTCGGCCTCGAGGCCCGCCTCCCGGTCTCCGTCGCCGTCCCCGGGGACGACGGCGCGTGGTCCTTCACGCCCGGCAGCCCCGACCTGCTCTACGGCAAGCGGAAGCTCCGGGAGGTGTACGCCCTGCGCGGCGGCGGGTTCGAGGGCAGGGCATCGGTGCCGATGCTTTGGGACGCCGAGCGCTGCGAGGTGGTCTGCAACGAGAGCATCGAGATCGTCAAGTTCCTCTGCGACCTCGCTGGCGACGGCGCCGGTGACCTCGACCTGTGGCCGCCGGAGCTGCGCCAGGACATCGACCGCTGGTACAGCATCATCTACCCCAGCGTCAACAACGGCGTGTACAG GTGTGGGTTTGCGCAGAGCCAGGAGGCGTACGACGCCGCGGCGAGCGAGCTGTTCGGCGCGCTCGACAGGCTGGAGGCCCACCTCGCCGGCTGCCGTTACCTGTGCGGGGACAGGCTCACGCTGGCGGACGTCTGCCTCTTCACGACGCTCATCCGATTCGATCTCGTCTACAACACGCTGTTCAGGTGCACCAGGCGGAAGCTGGCCGAGTACCCTAGCCTCCATGCCTACACGCGCGACATCTACCAGATGCCCAAGGTCGCCGAGACGTGCGACATGGAGGCCATCATGGCAGGATACTTCAAGACACTCTTCCCCCTCAACCCCGGCGGGATCCAGCCACACCCGCCGGCCACCTGCGATAGGGAGTCGCTCTTGAGGCCGCATGGTAGGGAGGCCTTGTCCTCTGCTGCTGGCACGCCGCTTGAAGCAGCTGCGGTTTCATAA
- the LOC100272773 gene encoding putative glutathione S-transferase family protein isoform X1 yields the protein MWATSPPPLPLQLRRPPHPRFIARRRNKRLDRIAASQDPLTALTRVLWGGALPPAQLVVAVRHGWTTAWQLLMRQLAPSDPATGGFARAPARFPAVVGKPSSRLHLYVGLPCPWAHRALVVRALLGLEARLPVSVAVPGDDGAWSFTPGSPDLLYGKRKLREVYALRGGGFEGRASVPMLWDAERCEVVCNESIEIVKFLCDLAGDGAGDLDLWPPELRQDIDRWYSIIYPSVNNGVYRARRRTTPRRASCSARSTGWRPTSPAAVTCAGTGSRWRTSASSRRSSDSISSTTRCSGAPGGSWPSTLASMPTRATSTRCPRSPRRATWRPSWQDTSRHSSPSTPAGSSHTRRPPAIGSRS from the exons ATGTGGGCCACATCTCCACCGCCGCTCCCACTCCAGCTCCGGCGACCGCCGCATCCTCGCTTCATCGCCCGCCGCCGTAACAAGCGGCTGGACCGCATCGCGGCCTCACAGGACCCGCTAACCGCGCTGACCCGGGTGCTGTGGGGAGGCGCGCTGCCGCCGGCGCAGCTCGTCGTCGCCGTGCGCCACGGCTGGACCACGGCGTGGCAGCTCCTGATGCGGCAGCTGGCGCCGTCCGACCCCGCGACGGGCGGCTTCGCCCGTGCCCCTGCCCGCTTCCCCGCCGTCGTGGGGAAGCCCAGCTCCCGGCTCCACCTCTACGTGGGCCTCCCCTGCCCCTGGGCGCACCGCGCCCTCGTCGTCCGCGCGCTGCTCGGCCTCGAGGCCCGCCTCCCGGTCTCCGTCGCCGTCCCCGGGGACGACGGCGCGTGGTCCTTCACGCCCGGCAGCCCCGACCTGCTCTACGGCAAGCGGAAGCTCCGGGAGGTGTACGCCCTGCGCGGCGGCGGGTTCGAGGGCAGGGCATCGGTGCCGATGCTTTGGGACGCCGAGCGCTGCGAGGTGGTCTGCAACGAGAGCATCGAGATCGTCAAGTTCCTCTGCGACCTCGCTGGCGACGGCGCCGGTGACCTCGACCTGTGGCCGCCGGAGCTGCGCCAGGACATCGACCGCTGGTACAGCATCATCTACCCCAGCGTCAACAACGGCGTGTACAG AGCCAGGAGGCGTACGACGCCGCGGCGAGCGAGCTGTTCGGCGCGCTCGACAGGCTGGAGGCCCACCTCGCCGGCTGCCGTTACCTGTGCGGGGACAGGCTCACGCTGGCGGACGTCTGCCTCTTCACGACGCTCATCCGATTCGATCTCGTCTACAACACGCTGTTCAGGTGCACCAGGCGGAAGCTGGCCGAGTACCCTAGCCTCCATGCCTACACGCGCGACATCTACCAGATGCCCAAGGTCGCCGAGACGTGCGACATGGAGGCCATCATGGCAGGATACTTCAAGACACTCTTCCCCCTCAACCCCGGCGGGATCCAGCCACACCCGCCGGCCACCTGCGATAGGGAGTCGCTCTTGA
- the LOC100303995 gene encoding 60S ribosomal protein L23 — protein MSKRGRGGSAGNKFRMSLGLPVAATVNCADNTGAKNLYIISVKGIKGRLNRLPSACVGDMVMATVKKGKPDLRKKVMPAVIVRQRKPWRRKDGVYMYFEDNAGVIVNPKGEMKGSAITGPIGKECADLWPRIASAANAIV, from the exons ATGTCGAAGCGAG GACGTGGAGGTTCTGCTGGTAACAAGTTCCGGATGTCACTGGGTCTACCAGTGGCAGCCACTGTGAACTGTGCTGATAACACTGGAGCCAAGAACCTTTACATCATTTCTGTGAAGGGAATCAAGGGGCGCCTTAACAGGCTTCCTTCTGCCTGTGTTGGTGACATGGTTATGGCAACTGTGAAGAAGGGAAAGCCTGACCTTAGGAAGAAGGTGATGCCAGCTGTCATTGTGAGGCAGCGCAAGCCATGGCGCCGAAAGGATGGTGTCTACATGTACTTTGAAG ACAATGCTGGAGTGATTGTGAACCCAAAGGGAGAGATGAAAG GCTCTGCCATCACTGGACCCATCGGAAAGGAGTGTGCTGATCTGTGGCCTAGGATTGCCAGCGCGGCAAATGCGATTGTCTAG
- the LOC100276492 gene encoding uncharacterized protein isoform X4, which yields MGWAHPAVTMEEVLRLVRGFVDVLVLAGGRTSSGAAATWSADEIKKALRWALFFEEIFKDLLDSGQYEDSARELDAALLELTSSPEFPKGLAAVRSDLLSMARVLVMRHFLKPNTMSVENFCALLEAVAGMDIDGICASGAHNACQEYAESILNMNTSCFAQTMNACDGGLPTSSYDLRAESTGHSWIIVKEFQKTLDSASCGRLADRGLETFLNSVKRNILENGSNKPCVPAIPKTSQMIDEFLMWKQWRAKCLSYLLDQRTIRVLSGASLIFKAPKEQWMKVFEPLKSIEETCHSGLVETMELCLLGSITRRWNTLIEGFMSHTFCSIPISKKHADLHQCLHRTFQDKFQDEYLNLEVFHILVLYHVHSLRSILYVRNFNSV from the exons ATGGGGTGGGCGCACCCGGCGGTGACCATGGAGGAGGTGCTCCGTCTGGTGCGGGGTTTCGTCGACGTCCTTGTCCTTGCCGGCGGCCGCACCTCGTCCGGCGCCGCTGCTACTTGGAGCGCCGACGAGATCAAGAAGGCCCTCCGGTGGGCGCTCTTCTTCGAGGAG ATTTTCAAGGACCTGCTCGACTCGGGCCAGTACGAGGATTCTGCAAGAGAACTCGATGCGGCACTCCTTGAGCTCACTTCAAGTCCCGAGTTCCCTAAG GGTCTTGCTGCTGTACGTTCAGATTTGCTATCCATGGCAAGGGTGTTGGTTATGCGACATTTTCTGAAACCAAACACAATGAGCGTGGAAAACTTTTGTGCTCTTCTTGAAGCGGTTGCTGGCATGGATATTGATGGCATTTGTGCTAGTGGTGCGCACAACGCATGCCAAGAGTATGCTGAGTCAATATTGAATATGAATACATCATGTTTTGCGCAGACCATGAATGCTTGTGATGGTGGACTTCCCACTAGTTCTTATGATCTGCGGGCTGAATCCACGGGCCATTCATGGATTATAGTTAAAGAATTTCAGAAGACGCTGGATTCGGCATCGTGTGGACGGTTGGCTGATAGAGGACTGGAAACGTTTTTGAACAGTGTGAAAAGGAACATCTTGGAAAATGGTAGTAATAAGCCTTGTGTCCCAGCAATTCCGAA AACATCGCAAATGATCGACGAGTTTCTAATGTGGAAGCAATGGAGAGCAAAGTGTTTGTCATATTTGCTTGATCAACGGACCATTCGAGTTCTGTCTGGAGCTAGTTTGATTTTTAAAGCTCCTAAAGAGCAGTGGATGAAAGTGTTTGAGCCCTTAAAAAGTATAGAAGAAACATGTCATAGTGGTcttgttgaaaccatg GAGCTATGCTTGCTGGGTTCGATTACAAGGCGATGGAACACATTGATAGAGGGCTTCATGTCACACACTTTCTGTTCCATTCCTATATCCAAGAAGCACGCTGATCTGCACCAGTGCCTTCACAGAACCTTTCAGGACAAATTCCAAGACGAATATCTTAATTTGGAGGTTTTTCATATTTTGGTCTTATATCATGTTCATAGTTTGCGAAGTATTCTGTACGTTAGAAACTTTAACTCGGTGTGA
- the LOC100276492 gene encoding uncharacterized protein LOC100276492, with product MGWAHPAVTMEEVLRLVRGFVDVLVLAGGRTSSGAAATWSADEIKKALRWALFFEEIFKDLLDSGQYEDSARELDAALLELTSSPEFPKGLAAVRSDLLSMARVLVMRHFLKPNTMSVENFCALLEAVAGMDIDGICASGAHNACQEYAESILNMNTSCFAQTMNACDGGLPTSSYDLRAESTGHSWIIVKEFQKTLDSASCGRLADRGLETFLNSVKRNILENGSNKPCVPAIPKTSQMIDEFLMWKQWRAKCLSYLLDQRTIRVLSGASLIFKAPKEQWMKVFEPLKSIEETCHSGLVETMELCLLGSITRRWNTLIEGFMSHTFCSIPISKKHADLHQCLHRTFQDKFQDEYLNLEEKDILDYARQTLERKPSVLWLLPPVLTAAAIPPQSSLFQIYLAQIDKQIHEAAPADRKCSCRGDEIDRHVNCEITERIQCLYAFLIQQLSYNGSTRLH from the exons ATGGGGTGGGCGCACCCGGCGGTGACCATGGAGGAGGTGCTCCGTCTGGTGCGGGGTTTCGTCGACGTCCTTGTCCTTGCCGGCGGCCGCACCTCGTCCGGCGCCGCTGCTACTTGGAGCGCCGACGAGATCAAGAAGGCCCTCCGGTGGGCGCTCTTCTTCGAGGAG ATTTTCAAGGACCTGCTCGACTCGGGCCAGTACGAGGATTCTGCAAGAGAACTCGATGCGGCACTCCTTGAGCTCACTTCAAGTCCCGAGTTCCCTAAG GGTCTTGCTGCTGTACGTTCAGATTTGCTATCCATGGCAAGGGTGTTGGTTATGCGACATTTTCTGAAACCAAACACAATGAGCGTGGAAAACTTTTGTGCTCTTCTTGAAGCGGTTGCTGGCATGGATATTGATGGCATTTGTGCTAGTGGTGCGCACAACGCATGCCAAGAGTATGCTGAGTCAATATTGAATATGAATACATCATGTTTTGCGCAGACCATGAATGCTTGTGATGGTGGACTTCCCACTAGTTCTTATGATCTGCGGGCTGAATCCACGGGCCATTCATGGATTATAGTTAAAGAATTTCAGAAGACGCTGGATTCGGCATCGTGTGGACGGTTGGCTGATAGAGGACTGGAAACGTTTTTGAACAGTGTGAAAAGGAACATCTTGGAAAATGGTAGTAATAAGCCTTGTGTCCCAGCAATTCCGAA AACATCGCAAATGATCGACGAGTTTCTAATGTGGAAGCAATGGAGAGCAAAGTGTTTGTCATATTTGCTTGATCAACGGACCATTCGAGTTCTGTCTGGAGCTAGTTTGATTTTTAAAGCTCCTAAAGAGCAGTGGATGAAAGTGTTTGAGCCCTTAAAAAGTATAGAAGAAACATGTCATAGTGGTcttgttgaaaccatg GAGCTATGCTTGCTGGGTTCGATTACAAGGCGATGGAACACATTGATAGAGGGCTTCATGTCACACACTTTCTGTTCCATTCCTATATCCAAGAAGCACGCTGATCTGCACCAGTGCCTTCACAGAACCTTTCAGGACAAATTCCAAGACGAATATCTTAATTTGGAG GAAAAGGATATTCTTGACTATGCAAGACAGACATTAGAGAGGAAACCATCCGTACTATGGCTTCTACCTCCAGTTCTTACCGCCGCAGCAATTCCACCGCA GTCAAGCTTGTTCCAGATATACCTAGCTCAAATCGATAAGCAAATTCATGAAGCTGCTCCTGCAGATCG AAAGTGTAGTTGCAGAGGAGATGAAATAGATCGGCATGTTAACT GTGAGATTACTGAAAGGATTCAATGTCTATATGCATTCCTTATTCAGCAACTTTCATATAACGGTTCCACAAGATTACACTGA
- the LOC100276492 gene encoding uncharacterized protein isoform X2, with protein MGWAHPAVTMEEVLRLVRGFVDVLVLAGGRTSSGAAATWSADEIKKALRWALFFEEIFKDLLDSGQYEDSARELDAALLELTSSPEFPKGLAAVRSDLLSMARVLVMRHFLKPNTMSVENFCALLEAVAGMDIDGICASGAHNACQEYAESILNMNTSCFAQTMNACDGGLPTSSYDLRAESTGHSWIIVKEFQKTLDSASCGRLADRGLETFLNSVKRNILENGSNKPCVPAIPKTSQMIDEFLMWKQWRAKCLSYLLDQRTIRVLSGASLIFKAPKEQWMKVFEPLKSIEETCHSGLVETMELCLLGSITRRWNTLIEGFMSHTFCSIPISKKHADLHQCLHRTFQDKFQDEYLNLEEKDILDYARQTLERKPSVLWLLPPVLTAAAIPPQSSLFQIYLAQIDKQIHEAAPADRKCSCRGDEIDRHVNWLWMSRKGSDARPQGVG; from the exons ATGGGGTGGGCGCACCCGGCGGTGACCATGGAGGAGGTGCTCCGTCTGGTGCGGGGTTTCGTCGACGTCCTTGTCCTTGCCGGCGGCCGCACCTCGTCCGGCGCCGCTGCTACTTGGAGCGCCGACGAGATCAAGAAGGCCCTCCGGTGGGCGCTCTTCTTCGAGGAG ATTTTCAAGGACCTGCTCGACTCGGGCCAGTACGAGGATTCTGCAAGAGAACTCGATGCGGCACTCCTTGAGCTCACTTCAAGTCCCGAGTTCCCTAAG GGTCTTGCTGCTGTACGTTCAGATTTGCTATCCATGGCAAGGGTGTTGGTTATGCGACATTTTCTGAAACCAAACACAATGAGCGTGGAAAACTTTTGTGCTCTTCTTGAAGCGGTTGCTGGCATGGATATTGATGGCATTTGTGCTAGTGGTGCGCACAACGCATGCCAAGAGTATGCTGAGTCAATATTGAATATGAATACATCATGTTTTGCGCAGACCATGAATGCTTGTGATGGTGGACTTCCCACTAGTTCTTATGATCTGCGGGCTGAATCCACGGGCCATTCATGGATTATAGTTAAAGAATTTCAGAAGACGCTGGATTCGGCATCGTGTGGACGGTTGGCTGATAGAGGACTGGAAACGTTTTTGAACAGTGTGAAAAGGAACATCTTGGAAAATGGTAGTAATAAGCCTTGTGTCCCAGCAATTCCGAA AACATCGCAAATGATCGACGAGTTTCTAATGTGGAAGCAATGGAGAGCAAAGTGTTTGTCATATTTGCTTGATCAACGGACCATTCGAGTTCTGTCTGGAGCTAGTTTGATTTTTAAAGCTCCTAAAGAGCAGTGGATGAAAGTGTTTGAGCCCTTAAAAAGTATAGAAGAAACATGTCATAGTGGTcttgttgaaaccatg GAGCTATGCTTGCTGGGTTCGATTACAAGGCGATGGAACACATTGATAGAGGGCTTCATGTCACACACTTTCTGTTCCATTCCTATATCCAAGAAGCACGCTGATCTGCACCAGTGCCTTCACAGAACCTTTCAGGACAAATTCCAAGACGAATATCTTAATTTGGAG GAAAAGGATATTCTTGACTATGCAAGACAGACATTAGAGAGGAAACCATCCGTACTATGGCTTCTACCTCCAGTTCTTACCGCCGCAGCAATTCCACCGCA GTCAAGCTTGTTCCAGATATACCTAGCTCAAATCGATAAGCAAATTCATGAAGCTGCTCCTGCAGATCG AAAGTGTAGTTGCAGAGGAGATGAAATAGATCGGCATGTTAACT GGCTGTGGATGTCCAGGAAGGGCAGCGACGCCCGCCCTCAAGGTGTTGGATGA
- the LOC100276492 gene encoding uncharacterized protein isoform X3 yields MGWAHPAVTMEEVLRLVRGFVDVLVLAGGRTSSGAAATWSADEIKKALRWALFFEEIFKDLLDSGQYEDSARELDAALLELTSSPEFPKGLAAVRSDLLSMARVLVMRHFLKPNTMSVENFCALLEAVAGMDIDGICASGAHNACQEYAESILNMNTSCFAQTMNACDGGLPTSSYDLRAESTGHSWIIVKEFQKTLDSASCGRLADRGLETFLNSVKRNILENGSNKPCVPAIPKTSQMIDEFLMWKQWRAKCLSYLLDQRTIRVLSGASLIFKAPKEQWMKVFEPLKSIEETCHSGLVETMELCLLGSITRRWNTLIEGFMSHTFCSIPISKKHADLHQCLHRTFQDKFQDEYLNLEEKDILDYARQTLERKPSVLWLLPPVLTAAAIPPQSSLFQIYLAQIDKQIHEAAPADRKCSCRGDEIDRHVNCKLVHDCSCSLAQI; encoded by the exons ATGGGGTGGGCGCACCCGGCGGTGACCATGGAGGAGGTGCTCCGTCTGGTGCGGGGTTTCGTCGACGTCCTTGTCCTTGCCGGCGGCCGCACCTCGTCCGGCGCCGCTGCTACTTGGAGCGCCGACGAGATCAAGAAGGCCCTCCGGTGGGCGCTCTTCTTCGAGGAG ATTTTCAAGGACCTGCTCGACTCGGGCCAGTACGAGGATTCTGCAAGAGAACTCGATGCGGCACTCCTTGAGCTCACTTCAAGTCCCGAGTTCCCTAAG GGTCTTGCTGCTGTACGTTCAGATTTGCTATCCATGGCAAGGGTGTTGGTTATGCGACATTTTCTGAAACCAAACACAATGAGCGTGGAAAACTTTTGTGCTCTTCTTGAAGCGGTTGCTGGCATGGATATTGATGGCATTTGTGCTAGTGGTGCGCACAACGCATGCCAAGAGTATGCTGAGTCAATATTGAATATGAATACATCATGTTTTGCGCAGACCATGAATGCTTGTGATGGTGGACTTCCCACTAGTTCTTATGATCTGCGGGCTGAATCCACGGGCCATTCATGGATTATAGTTAAAGAATTTCAGAAGACGCTGGATTCGGCATCGTGTGGACGGTTGGCTGATAGAGGACTGGAAACGTTTTTGAACAGTGTGAAAAGGAACATCTTGGAAAATGGTAGTAATAAGCCTTGTGTCCCAGCAATTCCGAA AACATCGCAAATGATCGACGAGTTTCTAATGTGGAAGCAATGGAGAGCAAAGTGTTTGTCATATTTGCTTGATCAACGGACCATTCGAGTTCTGTCTGGAGCTAGTTTGATTTTTAAAGCTCCTAAAGAGCAGTGGATGAAAGTGTTTGAGCCCTTAAAAAGTATAGAAGAAACATGTCATAGTGGTcttgttgaaaccatg GAGCTATGCTTGCTGGGTTCGATTACAAGGCGATGGAACACATTGATAGAGGGCTTCATGTCACACACTTTCTGTTCCATTCCTATATCCAAGAAGCACGCTGATCTGCACCAGTGCCTTCACAGAACCTTTCAGGACAAATTCCAAGACGAATATCTTAATTTGGAG GAAAAGGATATTCTTGACTATGCAAGACAGACATTAGAGAGGAAACCATCCGTACTATGGCTTCTACCTCCAGTTCTTACCGCCGCAGCAATTCCACCGCA GTCAAGCTTGTTCCAGATATACCTAGCTCAAATCGATAAGCAAATTCATGAAGCTGCTCCTGCAGATCG AAAGTGTAGTTGCAGAGGAGATGAAATAGATCGGCATGTTAACTGTAAGTTAGTTCATGATTGCAGCTGCTCCCTTGCTCAGATTTGA